In one Sphingobium indicum B90A genomic region, the following are encoded:
- a CDS encoding ATP-binding protein — protein MRFSRLSLERYGRFADCELNFRSGDPDLHIIYGANEAGKTTSLAAVSDLLFGFPQRSPYNFMFDYILLRVGAVLEDGSRTFACRRKKGTAGTLLDTNDAAIDEAPLASMLKGQTRETFSLSFSLDQDALRSGGKAMVEAKNDLGRTLFAAGSGLTGVADELKKLEGEADAIWAPTTSQRRSFTFAHRQLAEATKTIRDAALKPKSWSDARNAMLEAQAALNLARDARDVVQTELRAADRVRRLAPLVRLRDEQTETLLGYETIVDLSVQREDEAERVIREAEEAQRQRSTAEQLKADAENRRDKIEADPTLLEKADEIDQLIADGGSVAKAAQDLVRREAELVVAEALTRRLRAEAGPNADATPSRALAAKLRDLSRTHGENAAARRQIAESRNDLDDRRKRAQDRLDGASAAAASEALIDAVDAARALGSDADARCEGAGLRVEALASSLPALLTRLSPWTGGIDELLVLPEVGDEEIESARSELAEILGQVRREEEQLRHWTEEAEKVALEIGQLATGTVVSEDEIASVRLSRQDCWQPIRENVLAGTPLGSPEAAVADYETSVSRVDEKMVLRFSLAEESSRLSVLERSKASHDLQAKQAQGRIEDARKRYGEAAEAWAARLTAAGLPALEPTRFLTWRSARDAAVEAHRDGLTLRADLASIVGRRDRCRAALAQALEVADAGGPLTPVLAAAERKRAEYEDFTQQRRLAAEQLDQIAAEASALDRRHQRLDDEDASNVTSWREVMDEAGLQLDIVTCGAVLELLDDLRGAIAAEADLRRRVETIRRDASNHMERVEKLSDGSNVPAGDTATRLGALRNCLTAARSAATLIDSLDEEARRRADQFEEASAKLATADAALAPALAETKSTDRAELSEAIERSRAKRRLTVERAAIERRIVEEGDGFTLDELVAAVAASNPDQIASHVSSLDARLGELNDEVAAAATAHGHARSAFTALDAGGTAAVDAASDAEQAKAELEVLAEQYILKRAQALTLKWAIEKYRERHQDPLLLRAGDLFSILTAGRYAALRVDADGSVPRLLGLRDDRRTMVEVGAMSEGTTDQLFLALRLAALEQSVKAGVNLPFLADDLFVNFDDERAEAGFRVLAEVACSTQVLFFTHHPHLVEIAKSVVGDDLHSKCELA, from the coding sequence ATGCGTTTCTCCCGCCTTTCCCTCGAACGTTACGGCCGCTTCGCGGACTGCGAGCTAAACTTTCGGTCCGGCGACCCCGACCTCCACATCATCTATGGGGCGAACGAAGCCGGCAAGACGACCTCGCTGGCGGCGGTGTCAGACCTCCTTTTCGGATTCCCCCAGCGGTCGCCGTACAACTTCATGTTCGATTACATCCTCCTCAGGGTCGGTGCGGTACTGGAGGACGGTAGTCGGACGTTCGCGTGCCGCCGGAAAAAGGGTACGGCCGGCACGCTGCTTGACACGAATGACGCAGCGATCGACGAGGCTCCCCTTGCCTCGATGCTGAAAGGGCAGACCCGCGAAACCTTCAGCCTCTCCTTCAGTCTCGACCAGGATGCCCTGCGCTCGGGAGGCAAGGCAATGGTAGAAGCCAAGAACGACCTCGGCCGCACGTTGTTCGCCGCGGGTTCTGGCCTCACCGGCGTCGCCGACGAGCTCAAGAAGCTCGAAGGCGAGGCCGATGCCATCTGGGCGCCTACGACGTCCCAGCGACGCAGCTTTACCTTCGCGCACCGCCAGCTCGCCGAAGCCACCAAGACGATCCGAGACGCAGCTCTCAAGCCCAAGTCCTGGTCTGACGCACGGAACGCGATGCTGGAGGCACAGGCCGCACTCAATCTGGCTCGAGACGCCCGCGACGTGGTCCAAACGGAGCTGAGGGCTGCAGACCGCGTAAGGCGGCTCGCCCCGCTCGTACGGCTGCGCGACGAGCAGACCGAGACCCTGCTCGGCTACGAAACCATCGTTGATCTCAGTGTGCAACGCGAGGACGAGGCGGAACGCGTGATCCGCGAGGCCGAGGAGGCCCAGCGCCAGAGGTCGACCGCAGAGCAGCTAAAGGCTGACGCGGAAAACCGTCGGGACAAAATCGAGGCCGATCCGACCCTTTTGGAAAAGGCGGACGAGATCGACCAGCTCATCGCGGACGGGGGCTCCGTCGCGAAGGCCGCGCAGGATCTAGTCCGGCGCGAGGCGGAGCTCGTCGTCGCGGAGGCGCTGACTCGCCGTTTGAGGGCCGAAGCGGGACCCAACGCGGACGCCACACCTTCACGCGCTTTGGCGGCAAAGTTGCGCGACCTCTCCCGGACTCACGGCGAGAACGCCGCCGCGAGAAGGCAGATCGCCGAGAGCCGGAACGATCTCGACGACCGAAGGAAGCGCGCGCAGGACCGGCTCGATGGTGCATCGGCCGCCGCGGCTTCCGAGGCGCTCATTGATGCGGTCGACGCCGCACGCGCGCTCGGATCGGATGCCGACGCTCGTTGCGAAGGAGCCGGCCTTAGGGTCGAAGCGTTGGCATCGTCGCTGCCCGCCCTGCTCACCCGCCTTTCGCCGTGGACGGGCGGAATCGACGAGCTGCTGGTGCTACCCGAGGTGGGCGACGAGGAGATCGAGTCCGCACGTAGCGAACTGGCCGAAATTCTCGGCCAAGTTCGCCGTGAAGAGGAGCAGCTCCGGCACTGGACCGAAGAGGCCGAGAAGGTTGCGCTGGAGATTGGCCAACTCGCGACCGGCACCGTCGTGTCCGAGGACGAGATCGCATCGGTCCGTTTGAGCCGCCAGGACTGCTGGCAACCCATCCGTGAGAATGTCCTTGCGGGGACCCCACTCGGGTCTCCAGAAGCGGCCGTAGCCGACTACGAGACAAGCGTGTCCCGTGTGGACGAGAAGATGGTCCTCCGTTTTTCGCTGGCCGAGGAGTCGAGCCGCCTCTCCGTGCTCGAGCGGTCCAAGGCGTCGCACGATCTTCAGGCCAAACAAGCGCAGGGCCGGATTGAAGATGCCCGCAAGCGTTATGGAGAAGCAGCGGAGGCATGGGCGGCGCGATTGACCGCGGCCGGCCTGCCAGCCCTCGAGCCCACCCGTTTCCTAACCTGGCGGTCGGCGCGGGACGCGGCGGTCGAGGCCCATCGCGATGGCTTGACGTTGCGGGCCGATCTCGCTTCCATTGTCGGACGGCGTGACCGGTGCCGGGCCGCGCTGGCGCAGGCGTTGGAGGTTGCGGACGCCGGCGGACCGTTAACGCCGGTACTCGCGGCAGCCGAGCGGAAGCGGGCTGAATACGAGGATTTTACGCAACAGCGCCGTCTTGCCGCAGAACAGTTGGACCAGATCGCCGCGGAGGCCTCCGCCCTCGACCGGCGGCACCAGCGCCTCGACGATGAGGACGCGTCGAACGTCACCTCCTGGCGAGAAGTAATGGACGAAGCCGGTCTGCAGCTGGACATCGTCACTTGCGGTGCGGTTCTGGAACTACTCGATGATCTTCGTGGCGCCATCGCGGCAGAGGCAGACCTGCGCAGGAGGGTCGAGACGATCCGCAGGGACGCCAGCAATCACATGGAGCGGGTAGAGAAGTTGTCCGATGGCTCCAACGTTCCCGCGGGCGACACGGCGACGCGGCTTGGCGCTCTAAGGAATTGCCTCACGGCGGCCAGGTCGGCCGCCACGCTGATCGATTCGCTGGATGAGGAAGCGCGCCGCCGCGCGGATCAGTTCGAGGAGGCTTCGGCGAAGCTCGCCACGGCCGACGCGGCGCTGGCCCCCGCGCTCGCTGAAACCAAATCGACGGATCGCGCGGAATTATCGGAAGCGATCGAACGGTCGCGCGCGAAGCGCCGGCTGACGGTGGAGCGGGCCGCCATAGAACGCAGGATCGTCGAGGAAGGGGACGGCTTCACGCTGGACGAACTCGTCGCCGCAGTCGCCGCTTCTAATCCTGACCAAATCGCGAGCCACGTCTCGTCGCTGGATGCACGGTTGGGGGAATTGAACGACGAGGTGGCCGCAGCGGCTACGGCGCATGGCCACGCCAGATCTGCTTTCACCGCCCTCGACGCGGGCGGGACAGCCGCGGTGGACGCGGCATCGGACGCGGAACAGGCGAAGGCCGAGCTTGAAGTCCTTGCCGAACAGTACATCCTGAAGCGTGCTCAGGCGCTGACGTTGAAGTGGGCGATCGAGAAATACCGCGAAAGACATCAAGATCCGTTGCTGTTGCGCGCCGGCGATTTGTTCTCGATTCTGACCGCCGGCCGCTATGCCGCGCTACGAGTGGACGCCGACGGAAGCGTCCCGCGGCTGCTGGGCCTGAGGGACGATCGACGCACAATGGTGGAGGTGGGCGCCATGAGCGAGGGCACCACCGACCAGCTCTTCCTCGCCCTTAGGCTGGCGGCGCTGGAGCAATCGGTGAAGGCTGGGGTCAACCTGCCGTTTCTCGCCGATGACTTGTTCGTGAACTTCGACGACGAGCGCGCCGAAGCGGGGTTCAGGGTGCTCGCCGAGGTGGCCTGTTCCACGCAGGTCCTGTTCTTCACGCACCATCCCCACCTTGTCGAGATTGCCAAGTCCGTTGTCGGTGACGACCTCCACTCGAAGTGCGAGCTCGCTTGA
- a CDS encoding metallophosphoesterase family protein, with the protein MSSFRFLHAADIHLDSPLHGLSRYDGLPVEEIRSATRSAFDNLIQCAIDEAVDFVVIAGDLFDGDWRDMGTGLYFARAMGRLDQAGIPAFIIAGNHDAASAISRTLTWPPNVRQFGPRRPETHRLPNLAVALHGQSFSTPAVTDNLVLSYPAAEANSFNIGVLHTALAGRPGHAKYAPCGVEDLRGKGYDYWALGHVHEFEIVNDNPYVVFPGNVQGRTIREAGAKGAVIVTVVDGEVSSIDRIDLDVVRWIRLDIDCAGSSPGGLPDLIRAELTRIHGADGSGRPMIVRVSLRGELAGAGALIDKAGAIRDDVRAIATSISPDLHVEKVKVLVSEPTTEQHAVLGEDLDELIGEGSSDLGLAAAIEADLERFMVLAKSALGESEDGELRLLAAQGDWAGILGTASTALRSRLTPEA; encoded by the coding sequence ACCTCATCCAATGCGCGATCGACGAGGCGGTGGACTTTGTCGTCATCGCCGGCGATCTATTCGATGGCGACTGGCGCGATATGGGGACGGGACTCTACTTTGCCCGGGCCATGGGCCGTCTCGATCAGGCCGGCATTCCAGCGTTCATTATTGCCGGCAACCACGACGCCGCCTCGGCGATCTCGCGGACGTTGACTTGGCCGCCAAACGTTCGCCAATTCGGACCGAGGCGTCCCGAAACCCACAGGCTGCCGAACCTCGCTGTGGCGCTGCACGGCCAGAGCTTTTCCACGCCGGCCGTCACCGACAACCTCGTCCTCTCCTATCCGGCCGCAGAAGCGAACTCGTTCAACATCGGCGTACTCCACACCGCCTTGGCGGGGCGGCCGGGGCACGCCAAATACGCGCCCTGTGGCGTCGAAGATTTACGCGGGAAGGGCTACGACTACTGGGCACTCGGCCATGTGCACGAGTTCGAAATCGTCAACGACAACCCCTATGTCGTCTTTCCAGGCAACGTGCAGGGCCGCACTATACGCGAGGCGGGCGCAAAGGGTGCAGTCATCGTGACGGTGGTGGATGGCGAGGTTTCGTCCATTGATCGCATCGATCTGGACGTTGTGCGCTGGATCCGCCTCGACATCGATTGCGCCGGCTCATCGCCGGGCGGCCTCCCGGACCTGATCCGCGCCGAACTGACGCGCATCCACGGCGCCGATGGCTCCGGTCGGCCAATGATCGTCCGCGTGAGCCTGAGGGGCGAGCTCGCAGGCGCAGGCGCGCTCATCGACAAGGCTGGGGCCATTCGGGACGACGTGCGCGCCATCGCCACGTCGATCTCGCCAGACCTTCATGTCGAGAAGGTGAAGGTACTGGTGTCGGAGCCGACCACGGAACAACACGCCGTGCTCGGCGAGGATCTCGATGAATTGATCGGCGAGGGCTCCTCGGACCTCGGACTAGCGGCGGCGATTGAGGCGGATCTGGAGCGCTTCATGGTTCTGGCGAAGAGCGCGCTCGGTGAGTCGGAGGACGGTGAATTGCGTCTGTTAGCGGCACAGGGCGACTGGGCAGGAATCCTCGGCACCGCATCAACGGCGTTGCGGTCGCGCCTGACGCCGGAAGCCTGA